In the genome of Desulfatirhabdium butyrativorans DSM 18734, one region contains:
- a CDS encoding sigma-54-dependent transcriptional regulator — protein sequence MPPKIPRILIVDDEPHICRNCEKILSKLPCETESVLNGYDALERMASAPFDVVVTDLKMSALGGMELLRRIREDYPLTRVIVMTGYASVSSAVEVMKIGACDYLPKPFTPHELRSVVRQAIEKEALSDRRLAPMSEAKASQAAKTHQLIGNSPQIRQVVAMIQKVAPTDATVFIWGESGTGKELVARAVHANSRRADKVFFAVDCGTLSGNLLASELFGHAKGAFTGADREKEGIFKLADGGTVFLDEISNISLEVQGMLLRFLESREFLPVGGTSVQHVHVRLIFATNQNLQAMVDSGTFRQDFYYRIFVYPIVIPALRERKSDILPIATHFLKLFSRNLNKTILGFDPAAEDYLVGSEWPGNVRQLRNSIERAVIQCESERIRVQDMVVQEALSSGMADGTFVPGTNEALKEAKKSVRQSAVWELEKRFLIHALTRNDWNVTRAARETGIQRTNFQGMMKKYGITRPSRSGTH from the coding sequence ATGCCGCCTAAAATCCCCCGCATCCTGATTGTGGATGACGAGCCCCATATCTGCCGGAATTGCGAAAAGATTCTCTCCAAATTGCCATGCGAGACCGAATCCGTCCTGAACGGATACGACGCATTGGAGCGGATGGCTTCGGCGCCCTTCGATGTGGTGGTGACGGACCTGAAAATGAGCGCCCTTGGCGGAATGGAGCTGCTCAGGCGTATTCGGGAAGATTATCCGTTGACCCGCGTGATCGTCATGACCGGGTATGCATCGGTATCATCGGCTGTGGAAGTGATGAAAATCGGCGCTTGCGATTATCTGCCGAAACCCTTCACCCCGCATGAGCTGCGATCGGTCGTCCGGCAGGCGATCGAAAAGGAAGCACTTTCAGACAGGCGGCTGGCGCCGATGTCTGAGGCGAAAGCCTCACAAGCAGCGAAAACCCACCAGTTGATCGGCAACAGCCCACAGATACGCCAGGTTGTGGCCATGATTCAGAAAGTGGCGCCGACGGATGCCACCGTCTTCATCTGGGGGGAAAGCGGCACCGGCAAAGAACTGGTGGCTCGGGCTGTCCATGCCAACAGCCGGCGGGCGGACAAGGTCTTTTTTGCGGTCGATTGCGGGACGCTGAGCGGCAATCTGCTGGCCAGCGAATTGTTCGGCCATGCCAAAGGCGCCTTCACCGGCGCAGACCGTGAAAAAGAGGGGATCTTCAAACTGGCCGATGGCGGAACGGTTTTTCTGGATGAAATCAGCAATATCAGCCTCGAGGTTCAGGGCATGCTGCTGCGTTTTCTCGAAAGCCGTGAATTTCTGCCCGTCGGCGGGACAAGCGTCCAGCATGTCCATGTGCGGCTGATTTTTGCGACCAACCAAAATCTGCAAGCCATGGTCGATTCCGGTACGTTCCGACAGGACTTCTATTACCGCATTTTTGTCTATCCCATCGTCATCCCGGCCTTGCGGGAGCGAAAATCGGATATTCTGCCCATTGCCACGCATTTTCTGAAGCTCTTCAGCCGAAACCTGAACAAGACCATTCTTGGCTTCGATCCAGCTGCCGAAGACTATCTCGTCGGCTCCGAATGGCCGGGAAATGTCCGCCAGTTGCGTAACAGCATCGAGCGGGCGGTGATTCAATGCGAGTCGGAGCGCATCCGTGTTCAGGATATGGTGGTGCAGGAGGCACTTTCTTCCGGGATGGCCGACGGGACATTTGTTCCGGGTACCAATGAAGCGCTGAAGGAGGCCAAAAAAAGCGTCCGGCAATCGGCTGTCTGGGAGCTGGAAAAGCGTTTCCTGATCCATGCGCTGACCCGAAACGACTGGAATGTGACCCGTGCAGCCCGGGAAACCGGTATCCAGCGCACCAATTTTCAGGGCATGATGAAAAAATACGGCATTACCCGTCCTTCCCGATCCGGAACCCATTGA
- a CDS encoding PP2C family protein-serine/threonine phosphatase has translation MHIIPGNCRHQGSRKEQQDDFGFSDMENPDFVRHGGVLAVVADGMGGLSLGKEAGYIGKTTMILSYQEKSVDESISRALRRSLLSANEAVVSLARKAGKKNQVGATLAAAVIHQNRLYWISVGDSRIYLCRNRVLIKLTQDHLYGRLLDVRAASGEIAIKEALFHPYRDALTSGLGWENLKEVNQNNTPLSLKNGDRILLCSDGVYKTLVENEIVQMLSGHPQQAAEALIKTALSKQLQNQDNMTAVIFGFERDV, from the coding sequence ATGCACATTATTCCGGGGAACTGTCGTCACCAGGGATCACGCAAGGAACAGCAGGATGATTTTGGATTTTCTGATATGGAAAATCCGGATTTTGTTCGACATGGAGGAGTTTTGGCCGTTGTTGCCGATGGAATGGGAGGTTTGTCCCTGGGAAAGGAGGCTGGTTATATTGGCAAAACAACCATGATTCTATCATATCAGGAAAAATCTGTTGATGAAAGCATCTCCAGAGCACTGCGCCGCTCACTCTTGTCCGCCAATGAGGCTGTGGTTTCATTGGCAAGAAAAGCCGGAAAGAAGAATCAGGTTGGTGCAACCCTTGCTGCGGCAGTAATCCATCAAAACCGATTATACTGGATATCCGTAGGAGACAGTCGCATTTACCTCTGTCGAAATCGTGTTTTGATAAAACTGACACAGGATCATTTGTATGGTCGTTTACTGGATGTCCGTGCAGCTTCCGGGGAGATTGCTATCAAAGAAGCCCTGTTCCACCCATACAGGGACGCATTGACCAGCGGCTTGGGATGGGAGAATCTGAAAGAAGTAAATCAGAACAATACGCCACTCTCTCTGAAAAATGGAGATCGGATTCTGTTGTGTAGTGATGGTGTCTACAAGACACTTGTTGAAAACGAAATTGTTCAAATGCTTTCCGGCCACCCTCAACAGGCTGCTGAAGCACTTATTAAAACCGCTCTTTCCAAGCAATTGCAAAATCAAGATAATATGACGGCTGTCATTTTTGGATTTGAACGGGACGTATGA
- a CDS encoding hybrid sensor histidine kinase/response regulator — protein MEKTLLLVDDEKDFRESLALHLQEMGFLVYSAANGAEAIEQFRRINPLIVLMDVLLPDGNGLDLMRRMKAEIPDVEIIMITGFVDTDLIIKSFQSEATDFLTKPIRREALHHALDRAMKKIALRSQLHRNAEKSTMRDMVIKELINEDVMVIGPDYRILDVNGHMLENLDMTRDQVIGRYCYTITHHQDSPCCGDNHPCPLAECLDLQKPTQATHIHFNRNNEEIYYSISCYPIFENSRIIGAIELSRDITPEINKQKMMLQESKMASVGRLAAGVAHEINNPLTTILTTAMLMQEELNPGDPFSDDLELITKETLRCRKIVSALLDFARQRNPMKKNESLPKLIDEVVLLTRKQGAFKDVRVECTHCAADLPLIQMDRGQMQQALINLILNGIEATEPGGSVRISAELSGDRAFAEIQVQDTGCGIPEEDQKQLFDPFFTTKESGTGLGLAITSGIISQHGGTIAVSSTPGQGATFTIRLPLNPESSHAA, from the coding sequence ATGGAAAAAACCCTGCTGTTGGTGGATGACGAGAAGGACTTCCGGGAAAGCCTGGCGCTGCATCTTCAGGAGATGGGATTTCTTGTCTATTCGGCCGCAAATGGAGCGGAGGCCATCGAGCAGTTCCGGAGGATCAATCCGCTGATTGTGCTGATGGATGTCCTGTTGCCCGATGGCAATGGTCTGGACTTGATGCGGCGGATGAAGGCGGAGATACCGGATGTCGAGATCATCATGATCACCGGATTTGTCGATACGGATCTGATCATCAAAAGCTTCCAGAGCGAAGCCACCGATTTTCTGACCAAACCGATCCGGCGGGAAGCCCTGCATCATGCGCTCGATCGCGCCATGAAGAAAATCGCGCTCCGAAGTCAATTGCATCGCAACGCCGAAAAAAGCACCATGCGGGATATGGTCATCAAGGAGCTGATCAATGAAGATGTCATGGTCATTGGCCCGGACTATCGCATCCTCGATGTCAATGGGCACATGCTCGAGAATCTGGATATGACAAGAGACCAGGTGATCGGGCGGTATTGCTATACCATCACCCACCACCAGGACAGCCCCTGTTGCGGCGACAATCATCCCTGCCCGCTCGCCGAATGTCTGGACCTGCAAAAGCCCACGCAGGCAACCCATATTCACTTCAACCGGAACAATGAAGAAATCTACTATTCCATCTCGTGTTACCCGATTTTTGAAAACAGCCGGATCATCGGTGCCATCGAGCTGTCCCGGGATATCACCCCGGAGATCAACAAGCAAAAGATGATGCTTCAGGAAAGCAAGATGGCCTCCGTCGGCCGTCTTGCGGCAGGGGTCGCCCATGAAATCAACAACCCACTGACCACAATTCTGACAACAGCCATGCTGATGCAGGAGGAGCTGAACCCTGGAGATCCCTTTTCGGATGATCTCGAACTGATCACCAAAGAAACCCTTCGCTGCCGGAAAATCGTCTCCGCCCTCCTGGACTTTGCCAGACAGCGAAATCCCATGAAGAAGAATGAAAGCCTTCCCAAACTGATCGACGAGGTCGTTCTGCTGACGCGCAAACAGGGGGCTTTCAAGGATGTGCGGGTGGAATGCACCCATTGTGCCGCAGATCTGCCCCTGATCCAGATGGACAGGGGGCAGATGCAGCAGGCGCTGATCAACCTGATTCTCAATGGCATCGAGGCCACGGAACCGGGCGGGAGTGTCCGCATTTCCGCAGAACTTTCTGGTGATCGGGCCTTTGCCGAGATTCAGGTTCAGGATACGGGCTGCGGCATTCCGGAAGAAGATCAGAAACAGCTCTTCGATCCCTTTTTTACCACCAAGGAAAGCGGGACTGGTCTCGGTTTGGCCATCACCAGCGGCATCATTTCCCAGCATGGGGGAACCATTGCGGTATCCAGCACGCCTGGGCAGGGCGCCACCTTTACCATCCGGTTGCCGCTGAATCCGGAATCCAGCCATGCCGCCTAA
- a CDS encoding PP2C family protein-serine/threonine phosphatase has product MKYDTSWISNPGGQMVNEDACAYHLVPTGGSWVVADGLGGHRGGQKASSLAVETALAFLSMSSDNPLNNLHDTLENAQKAIIAGQQAEPDCYAMRTTIILLVIRNDQARWAHLGDSRLYVFHKNRVIFQTKDHSVPQMLVGADEIRPEDIRGHKDRNRLLRCLGSPEVFRPAIYDKTYAVQPGDSFLLCTDGFWEYVLEKEMEEFLGHSASVGQWLKKMEELLSNRTHGNHDSYTAIGIRTISVDDMIS; this is encoded by the coding sequence ATGAAATACGATACATCGTGGATCAGCAACCCGGGTGGGCAAATGGTCAATGAGGACGCCTGTGCCTACCATTTGGTACCAACAGGTGGATCCTGGGTCGTTGCCGATGGGCTGGGAGGCCACCGGGGCGGACAGAAGGCATCTTCGCTTGCAGTTGAAACAGCTCTGGCATTTCTATCGATGTCATCGGACAATCCCCTGAACAATCTGCATGACACGCTTGAAAATGCGCAGAAGGCCATTATTGCAGGTCAACAAGCGGAGCCTGACTGTTATGCCATGCGCACCACAATCATTCTGTTGGTCATTCGAAATGACCAGGCCCGATGGGCCCATCTTGGTGACAGCAGATTGTATGTTTTTCACAAAAATCGTGTCATATTTCAGACTAAAGACCATAGTGTTCCTCAGATGCTGGTTGGTGCCGATGAAATACGGCCTGAGGACATCCGCGGCCACAAAGACCGGAATCGTCTGCTGCGCTGCCTGGGAAGCCCCGAAGTTTTTCGTCCGGCCATTTATGACAAGACATATGCGGTGCAGCCAGGCGATTCGTTTCTGCTGTGCACGGACGGTTTCTGGGAATATGTACTGGAAAAAGAAATGGAAGAATTTTTAGGCCATTCCGCTTCAGTCGGACAGTGGCTTAAAAAAATGGAAGAACTGTTGTCCAACCGGACGCATGGAAACCATGACAGCTACACAGCTATTGGCATTCGGACAATTTCAGTAGATGATATGATATCTTGA
- a CDS encoding FHA domain-containing protein yields the protein MINIILIHSHYLIEANEVSMKEHKFTIGRSRHCDIVLSDETVSRNHAELIFLNNGYLLLIDCHSRNGTSIIENGRAHRITQDFLTPTDIVQFGSISITVKKLLEVIRLKYPSWPYRNIKPSSLERPSPNVWPDNAQLIRCDCGKIKQKGLPCRECGR from the coding sequence ATGATCAATATTATCCTTATCCATTCCCATTATTTAATCGAGGCTAATGAGGTATCCATGAAGGAACATAAATTCACCATCGGAAGATCGAGACATTGTGATATTGTGTTATCTGACGAAACTGTCAGCCGTAATCATGCAGAACTTATTTTTTTGAATAATGGCTACCTATTACTAATCGACTGTCACAGCAGGAATGGTACTTCAATTATTGAAAATGGGCGGGCTCACCGAATCACCCAAGATTTTTTGACGCCCACAGATATCGTCCAATTCGGCAGCATCTCTATTACAGTCAAGAAACTGCTGGAGGTTATCCGGCTAAAATATCCATCCTGGCCTTATCGGAACATCAAACCGTCTTCATTGGAGCGTCCATCTCCCAACGTCTGGCCAGACAATGCACAACTGATTCGGTGTGATTGTGGAAAAATTAAACAGAAAGGCCTTCCGTGCCGAGAGTGTGGCCGATGA
- a CDS encoding YfaP family protein, with protein sequence MKPRNRDINIFNLSMLDVICGSLGAFILLMIILLPYYKKSSIDYQQEIHQLEQQRNVARQETDSALARASIAEAASQAAQAELEQVRHQIQAAQDRMQAEQQEIKRLQKDVQRTQELENLLESTRKATQDAEKRARRAEQMLAKTFLVIYIRWNTLNQDVDLHVIDPTGAEFYFKQKTVSSRPGELSEDSQIGPGNEVWEIKDAPAGRYQIFANLFARHGNTSNPTVKGRIFFRDGSKLIPEILLTDEKIKKSVGVITVKDDGTVEFSW encoded by the coding sequence ATGAAACCCCGCAACCGGGACATCAACATATTCAATCTGTCCATGCTGGATGTCATCTGTGGCTCATTGGGCGCGTTTATCCTGTTGATGATCATTCTACTTCCCTATTATAAAAAATCCAGTATAGATTATCAGCAGGAAATACATCAGCTTGAGCAACAACGGAATGTAGCGCGTCAGGAGACTGATTCGGCATTGGCTCGTGCCAGCATAGCCGAAGCTGCTTCTCAGGCCGCTCAAGCTGAGTTGGAGCAGGTTCGTCATCAAATCCAGGCTGCCCAAGATCGTATGCAGGCCGAGCAGCAAGAAATAAAACGGCTTCAGAAAGATGTTCAGCGGACTCAGGAACTCGAAAATCTACTAGAGTCTACAAGAAAAGCGACCCAAGATGCCGAAAAACGGGCTAGGCGAGCCGAACAGATGTTGGCCAAAACCTTTCTTGTCATCTATATCCGCTGGAACACCTTGAATCAGGATGTAGATTTGCATGTTATCGATCCAACAGGCGCAGAGTTTTATTTTAAACAAAAGACTGTCTCTAGTCGACCTGGTGAATTGAGCGAAGACAGCCAGATCGGGCCAGGCAACGAAGTCTGGGAAATCAAGGATGCACCAGCCGGGCGATATCAAATTTTTGCCAATTTGTTTGCCAGGCATGGAAATACATCTAACCCGACGGTCAAGGGACGTATCTTCTTTCGAGACGGCAGCAAACTTATACCTGAAATTCTTTTGACAGATGAAAAGATTAAAAAATCGGTTGGTGTGATTACGGTCAAAGATGATGGAACCGTCGAATTTAGCTGGTAA
- a CDS encoding ATP-binding protein, producing the protein MIERKALSTILELAEGYPFVALTGPRQAGKTTLSRMAFPDKPYVSLEDPDFREFAVSDPRRFLARYPDGAIFDEVQRVPELFSYLQTVADLDGRMGRYILTGSQHFGLLAGITQSLAGRVGMVQLLPFSSGELLAAGQLPEALDALLYKGSYPPLYDRPLAPIQWYAGYVTTYLERDVRQLIHVRDLAVFQRFIRLSAARTGQLLNLSSLANDCGISHNTARAWISILEASYILFLLPPHHRNFNKRLVKTPKLYFYDAGLAAWLLGVQNADQLSIHPQRGALFETWVIGELLKGRYNRALPSNLFFWRDNTGNEVDVIIDQGLKLISIEIKSGHTINADYFSSLRKWLSWAGAEAGDPYLIYGGDERQERRNVKVTPWREVMGIAEVF; encoded by the coding sequence ATGATTGAAAGAAAAGCCCTCTCCACAATTCTTGAGCTGGCGGAAGGATATCCGTTTGTCGCCCTCACCGGACCTCGCCAGGCAGGCAAAACCACCCTCAGCCGTATGGCGTTTCCCGATAAACCTTACGTCTCGCTGGAAGATCCGGACTTTCGTGAATTTGCCGTCTCCGATCCTCGCCGCTTCCTGGCGCGCTATCCGGATGGCGCGATATTCGATGAGGTCCAACGAGTTCCGGAGTTGTTTTCCTATCTTCAGACAGTTGCTGACTTGGACGGCCGTATGGGGCGCTATATCCTCACGGGTTCGCAGCACTTCGGCCTGTTGGCCGGAATCACGCAGTCACTGGCGGGACGAGTCGGCATGGTCCAGCTCCTTCCCTTTTCTTCGGGAGAACTGCTGGCTGCCGGCCAGCTTCCCGAAGCCCTTGATGCCCTCCTCTACAAAGGTTCCTACCCACCCCTTTATGATCGTCCACTTGCCCCGATTCAATGGTATGCTGGCTACGTCACCACGTATCTGGAGCGAGACGTGCGGCAACTGATCCATGTCCGCGACCTGGCAGTCTTCCAGCGGTTCATCCGGCTCAGCGCTGCCCGCACCGGCCAGCTTCTGAATCTTTCTTCCCTGGCAAATGACTGCGGTATTTCCCACAACACCGCCAGGGCCTGGATTTCGATTTTAGAGGCAAGCTACATTCTTTTCCTGCTCCCGCCGCACCATCGCAACTTCAACAAGAGGCTGGTGAAGACGCCAAAACTCTATTTTTACGACGCCGGGCTTGCTGCATGGCTCCTGGGGGTGCAAAACGCCGACCAGCTCTCCATCCACCCCCAAAGGGGCGCATTGTTCGAGACGTGGGTCATTGGAGAACTGCTCAAGGGCAGATACAACAGGGCGCTTCCTTCGAATCTGTTCTTCTGGCGGGATAACACCGGAAATGAAGTGGATGTCATCATCGATCAGGGGTTGAAATTGATATCCATCGAGATCAAATCAGGCCATACGATCAATGCGGATTACTTCTCCAGCCTGCGAAAATGGCTTTCATGGGCCGGGGCCGAAGCAGGAGATCCCTATCTGATTTACGGCGGAGATGAGCGCCAAGAGAGGAGAAATGTGAAAGTGACGCCATGGCGGGAGGTGATGGGAATTGCAGAGGTTTTTTAG
- a CDS encoding MotA/TolQ/ExbB proton channel family protein: MSDPNPAVRPPLRRWLILTLAMVTGCLFILIMTLLLDKSRAGAMLLDTRTTLFFYPFTIQNLEHILFFIGLGEIFTRWHTAIREQTFLSRHYLPEDDSVVLLSRDLGAIRRKVRSDYDSENGFLPYLIDFCILQFQASRSVDQTVSVLNSSLDLISHRVDLRYTMLRYITWAIPTTGFIGTVVGISDAIYKVNPDAPDLKTITASLGVAFDTTLVALCLSAILVLLLHVIQKQEETCVNQAGQYTLKHLINRLYDEKSS, encoded by the coding sequence ATGAGCGATCCAAATCCAGCAGTGCGTCCGCCACTGAGACGCTGGCTCATCCTGACCCTAGCGATGGTTACAGGTTGTTTGTTTATTCTGATCATGACCCTTCTGCTGGATAAAAGCCGAGCCGGTGCCATGTTGCTGGATACTCGAACAACCCTTTTTTTCTATCCATTCACTATCCAGAATCTGGAACACATCCTTTTCTTTATAGGGTTGGGAGAAATTTTTACCCGGTGGCATACGGCCATACGGGAACAGACGTTTCTCAGCAGGCACTATTTGCCGGAAGACGATTCCGTGGTTCTTCTGTCCCGGGACTTGGGGGCGATTCGACGTAAAGTTCGATCTGATTATGATTCCGAAAACGGTTTTTTGCCCTATCTGATCGATTTCTGTATTCTTCAGTTTCAAGCCAGTCGATCCGTGGATCAGACGGTCAGTGTTCTAAATTCAAGTCTAGATCTGATTTCCCACCGGGTTGATTTGCGCTATACCATGCTTCGTTACATTACTTGGGCCATCCCCACAACCGGTTTTATTGGCACGGTAGTCGGCATTTCAGACGCCATTTACAAAGTCAATCCGGATGCTCCAGATTTAAAAACCATTACGGCATCTTTAGGTGTGGCTTTTGATACCACTTTGGTGGCCCTTTGTCTGAGTGCCATTTTGGTTCTTTTGCTGCATGTAATCCAAAAACAGGAAGAAACTTGCGTTAATCAGGCTGGCCAGTACACTCTAAAACATCTTATCAATCGACTTTACGACGAAAAATCCTCATGA
- a CDS encoding FHA domain-containing protein has translation MAFKRCENGHTYDPAKNNSCPYCGINDLGIKPTKIFKGNNVLEPSPSFRQNQCSTSIPTRPICKTLSNPNIQSSNDKDTIRILDERLGFDPVVGWLVCIDGPDRGRDYRIKSEKNAIGRAENMDICIRGDKAVSKEKHAVVTYNPENHVFKLIPGESRSMVFLNGNDVDMPTCLTPYDVIRLGNTKLLFIPMCGENFHWE, from the coding sequence ATGGCATTTAAACGTTGTGAAAACGGTCATACCTATGATCCGGCTAAAAACAACTCCTGTCCATATTGCGGGATAAATGATTTAGGCATTAAACCGACAAAGATTTTTAAGGGAAATAACGTCTTGGAACCCAGCCCTTCTTTTAGGCAAAATCAGTGTAGCACAAGCATCCCAACTCGGCCGATATGCAAGACCCTATCAAACCCGAACATCCAGTCATCAAATGATAAAGACACCATTCGGATTCTGGATGAACGATTGGGATTTGATCCGGTGGTGGGTTGGCTTGTATGCATTGATGGTCCGGACCGTGGTCGGGATTATCGGATCAAAAGCGAAAAAAATGCTATTGGAAGGGCTGAAAATATGGACATATGTATTCGCGGAGATAAGGCTGTTTCAAAAGAAAAACACGCGGTTGTCACCTATAATCCGGAAAATCATGTATTCAAGCTGATTCCTGGGGAAAGCCGTAGTATGGTCTTTCTTAATGGTAACGACGTGGATATGCCGACCTGCTTGACTCCCTATGACGTAATTCGACTGGGAAATACAAAACTGCTGTTCATTCCAATGTGTGGAGAAAATTTTCATTGGGAGTGA
- a CDS encoding addiction module antidote protein has product MTKRLAPFDMASFLDSEEAIAEYLSQVLADGNPDELLAAIGHIAKARGMSQIARDSGLARESLYKAMTPGAKPRFDTIMKILNTLGVHLQVAANVCHRPTNR; this is encoded by the coding sequence ATGACCAAACGCCTGGCGCCATTTGATATGGCCTCTTTTCTGGATAGCGAGGAGGCCATTGCGGAATATCTTTCCCAGGTTCTGGCGGATGGTAATCCCGATGAACTACTGGCCGCGATTGGACATATCGCCAAAGCGCGCGGAATGAGTCAGATTGCGCGGGATTCAGGCCTTGCGCGCGAGAGTCTCTATAAAGCGATGACGCCGGGAGCTAAACCCAGATTCGATACCATCATGAAAATACTGAACACATTGGGTGTTCATCTTCAAGTGGCCGCAAACGTATGCCACAGACCAACGAACAGATGA
- a CDS encoding serine/threonine-protein kinase: MEARNVACPNCFFEKANERRECSLCGYDENDFRSPAALPLRTVLHNQYLVGRVLGSPGGFGITYLCKDTKLSTRVAIKEFMPRDNAVRASDRLTVIAHSGKDEEFFKYGLKAFLAEAQTVAGFDHPNIVRVKNYFEENNTAYLVMDYYEGVSLAEYVKQKNGMIPEKTALGIISFILSGLKHVHEKGYLHRDVKPANIYLTRQNQIILLDFGAARYAMGEHSRSLSVVVTPGFSPFEQYRSSGNQGPWTDIYAIAATMYFMLSGKVPDAATDRIEEDNLIPLSNLVPGLSPAISEAVQVAMRVKACDRPKDVVTWSKMLRGEIDSYLPKTEQPRSLLTEIKQMPNTPITPHIEIGINRWKILGFGAGTLLILLVAFLFFDRSAMLTVNINPKEAEVIVDGKYRGHGTIHMEKVRPGKVTVQAMLTGYGSEERTIELSAGEKKELLIQLPAMKEAAGIKDGQASKTQQKEVPRENRTIEMKDGASKQPSEMANKISVTAGVKNTNGISVTVGKILMNDSLKTFLIYWRISNDTAQIIQMSVDGYAVLDGKQYEDSKTEHITLMPHAVSEKAKLRIAIDNPNKLLDSSNIQLVAILKQIDNKGYVTFLGSATMHYRKDELKQYLVQN, from the coding sequence ATGGAAGCACGAAATGTTGCTTGTCCGAACTGCTTTTTCGAAAAAGCTAATGAAAGACGAGAGTGCTCATTATGCGGCTATGATGAAAATGATTTTCGGAGTCCGGCCGCCTTGCCTTTGCGAACTGTCTTACACAATCAGTATCTGGTAGGTCGGGTTCTGGGAAGCCCTGGCGGTTTTGGGATAACCTATCTATGCAAGGATACTAAGCTATCAACCCGGGTAGCAATCAAGGAATTTATGCCCCGGGATAATGCGGTCAGAGCTTCGGATCGACTAACTGTAATAGCCCACAGCGGAAAGGACGAAGAGTTTTTCAAATATGGTCTAAAGGCGTTTTTGGCTGAGGCACAAACAGTGGCAGGCTTTGACCATCCAAATATTGTACGGGTTAAAAACTATTTTGAGGAAAATAACACGGCATATCTGGTCATGGACTACTACGAAGGAGTATCCTTGGCTGAATATGTAAAGCAAAAAAATGGTATGATACCTGAAAAAACAGCCTTGGGAATCATCAGTTTTATCCTGAGCGGACTCAAACATGTGCATGAAAAAGGGTATCTCCATCGTGATGTAAAACCGGCAAATATTTATCTGACAAGGCAGAACCAGATAATTCTCCTGGATTTTGGCGCTGCTCGATATGCAATGGGGGAGCATAGCAGGAGTTTGTCAGTCGTAGTCACACCAGGCTTTTCACCATTTGAACAATATCGAAGTAGTGGCAATCAAGGTCCATGGACAGATATCTATGCCATTGCTGCAACAATGTATTTCATGCTTTCGGGAAAGGTACCAGATGCGGCAACGGATAGGATTGAAGAAGATAATTTGATTCCACTTTCTAATCTGGTTCCAGGGTTATCCCCTGCAATTAGTGAAGCGGTTCAAGTAGCCATGCGAGTCAAAGCATGCGATCGCCCCAAGGACGTTGTAACTTGGTCAAAGATGCTGAGGGGTGAGATTGATTCATACCTTCCTAAAACAGAACAACCCAGATCCTTGTTGACCGAAATAAAACAAATGCCCAATACTCCCATAACGCCACATATTGAAATAGGCATAAACCGTTGGAAAATATTGGGATTTGGTGCCGGAACTCTTTTAATTTTATTAGTAGCATTTCTTTTTTTTGACCGTAGTGCCATGTTGACTGTGAATATTAATCCCAAAGAAGCGGAGGTCATTGTTGATGGAAAATATCGGGGGCATGGTACAATTCACATGGAAAAAGTGCGGCCTGGAAAAGTAACTGTGCAGGCAATGCTGACCGGATATGGCAGCGAGGAACGGACTATTGAACTTTCCGCTGGGGAAAAAAAGGAACTCTTAATTCAATTGCCAGCCATGAAAGAAGCTGCTGGAATAAAGGATGGACAGGCTTCAAAAACTCAACAAAAAGAAGTACCAAGGGAAAATAGAACTATTGAAATGAAAGATGGGGCATCAAAGCAGCCTTCCGAAATGGCCAATAAAATTTCAGTTACTGCAGGGGTGAAAAACACCAACGGCATTTCAGTCACTGTTGGTAAAATATTAATGAACGATAGCCTAAAAACATTTTTGATATATTGGCGAATCAGCAATGATACGGCACAAATAATCCAGATGAGTGTTGATGGATATGCGGTTTTGGATGGAAAGCAATATGAAGATTCAAAAACCGAACATATAACCCTTATGCCACACGCCGTATCTGAAAAAGCTAAATTAAGAATAGCAATAGACAATCCTAATAAACTGCTTGATTCATCTAATATTCAACTTGTAGCCATATTGAAACAAATTGATAATAAAGGATATGTAACATTTTTAGGTTCAGCGACGATGCATTATCGTAAGGACGAACTCAAGCAATATCTGGTTCAGAATTGA